One region of Camelina sativa cultivar DH55 chromosome 6, Cs, whole genome shotgun sequence genomic DNA includes:
- the LOC104792285 gene encoding uncharacterized protein LOC104792285, translating to MQSAKEKVSDMASTAKEKLNIGGAKAQGHAEKTMARTKKEKKLAEEQEKSKEAQAKADLHESKAEHAADAQVHGHHLPGHSTYPTRSTGAAYPPGQI from the coding sequence atgcagTCGGCGAAGGAAAAGGTCAGCGACATGGCCAGTACGGCCAAGGAGAAGCTCAACATCGGAGGCGCGAAGGCTCAAGGTCATGCGGAGAAGACGATGGCGAGgaccaaaaaagagaagaagttggCCGAAGAGCAAGAGAAGTCTAAGGAGGCACAGGCGAAGGCTGACCTCCACGAATCCAAGGCTGAGCATGCGGCTGACGCTCAGGTTCATGGCCACCATCTTCCTGGTCACTCCACCTACCCTACCCGATCTACGGGTGCTGCTTACCCGCCAGGACAGATCTAA
- the LOC104792287 gene encoding eyes absent homolog 4, which translates to MNDNTSQKLGPLFFGGPVNVYIWDMDETLILLRSLLNGTYAESFNGSKDVKRGLEIGKMWEDHILKICDDIFFYEQVEECNEPFLDSLRQYDDGKDLSGYDFKQDDFTTPTDHLNKRRLAYRHRAVAHKYGKGLRPLIDSEAMSVLDELYNVTDEYTDGWLSSARAFLEQCSCVKEESVDGTSAIDQSSQDIHILVTSGALIPSLVKCLLFRLDTFLRHENVYSSIDVGKLQCFKWIKERFNHPKFRFCAIGDGWEECAAAQAMQWPFVKIDLQPDSTHRFPGITPKTVSYYFAAVYGNSDADTSTD; encoded by the exons ATGAATGATAATACATCACAAAAGCTCGGACCTTTATTTTTTGGGGGACCAGTGAATGTTTACATATGGGACATGGACGAGACTCTTATCTTACTAAGATCTCTGTTAAATGGGACTTATGCTGAGTCTTTTAATGGCTCTAAAGATGTTAAAAGAGGTTTGGAGATTGGGAAGATGTGGGAGGATCACATACTTAAGATATGTGACGATATTTTCTTCTACGAGCAA GTTGAGGAATGCAATGAGCCATTTCTTGATTCTTTGAGACAGTACGATGACGGAAAGGATCTTTCTGGGTATGACTTTAAACAAGATGACTTTACTACTCCTACTGATCACTTGAACAAGAGGAGACTTGCGTACAGGCATCGAGCTGTTGCGCACAAATACGGAAAG GGTTTGCGTCCTTTGATTGACAGTGAGGCCATGAGTGTATTGGATGAGTTGTATAACGTAACGGATGAATACACAGACGGGTGGCTTTCCTCAG CAAGGGCTTTCTTGGAGCAGTGTTCATGTGTGAAAGAAGAGTCTGTTGATGGAACGAGTGCAATCGATCAAAGCTCTCAAGATATACATATTCTAGTGACTTCCGGGGCCCTCATACCAAGCCTGGTGAAGTGCCTACTTTTCCGGTTAGATACATTCCTAAGACATGAAAATG TGTACAGTTCGATAGATGTTGGGAAACTCCAATGTTTCAAATGGATCAAGGAGCGCTTCAACCACCCAAAATTCAGATTCTGTGCGATCGGGGATGGATGGGAAGAGTGTGCAGCCGCACAGGCAATGCAATGGCCATTTGTTAAGATTGATTTGCAACCGGATAGCACCCACAGATTCCCTGGCATAACACCTAAGACTGTGAGTTACTATTTTGCTGCAGTATATGGGAACTCTGATGCTGATACCAGCACTGATTAA
- the LOC104792284 gene encoding uncharacterized protein LOC104792284 has protein sequence MGCLISPVMKLRRLSSANSRRFAYRNLTENMEDPVIRVVVGKEKKEFMVEPYVLEEYPFRVLIGSVKDRAKDRLNRTGRVVWLDHVDSILFEHLLWLLRNDASTFSDLDVVEIIDFYSQDC, from the coding sequence atGGGTTGTTTGATTTCTCCTGTGATGAAACTCCGTCGTCTCTCCTCAGCAAACTCGAGGCGGTTTGCATACCGGAATCTCACCGAGAATATGGAAGATCCGGTCATAAGGGTGGTGGTagggaaggagaagaaagagttcATGGTCGAACCGTACGTACTCGAAGAATACCCGTTTAGAGTCTTGATAGGTTCGGTTAAGGATCGTGCCAAGGACCGTTTAAACAGGACTGGTAGAGTGGTGTGGCTTGATCATGTCGACTCGATCTTGTTTGAGCACTTGTTGTGGCTTCTTCGGAACGATGCCTCTACGTTTTCGGATTTGGATGTTGTCGAGATCATTGATTTCTATTCTCAAGATTGTTAG
- the LOC104792282 gene encoding uncharacterized protein LOC104792282: MELPLLSYATSPSFPRTGLLCSSSTSVCDFPERSRNLRMRFNGGDKPRSVTASAEQSSEGIEKTDGVGGGGGTFAGSTMEVTTLDRGFANSTTVDFPIWDKIGAVIRLTYGIGIYGAMAVAGRFICSVTGIDSSGGFDISIDALLAGLGYATPPIMALLFILDDEVVKLSPHARAIRDVEDEELRNFFFGMSPWQFILIVAASSIGEELFYRVAVQGALSDIFLKGTQLMSDSRGMASLTGVFPPFVPFAQAFAAVITATLTGSLYFFAASPKDPTYIVAPVLRSRRDDFKKLLSAWYEKRQMKKIYSPLLEGLLALYLGIEWVQTDNILAPMMTHGIYSGVVLGHGLWKIHDHRRRLRRRVERIRSEATDKLI, translated from the exons atggagCTTCCGTTACTCTCTTACGCTACCTCCCCGTCGTTTCCGCGGACAGGCTTATTATGCTCTTCTTCAACTAGCGTCTGTGACTTCCCGGAGAGAAGTCGGAATTTGAGAATGAGATTTAATGGTGGAGATAAGCCTCGAAGCGTTACAGCTTCCGCCGAACAAAGCAGCGAAGGGATTGAGAAGACAGACGGCGTCGGTGGCGGAGGAGGAACATTCGCCGGTTCTACTATGGAGGTGACAACGCTTGATCGTGGCTTTGCTAATTCCACCACCGTTGATTTCCCGATTTGGGACAAAATCGGCGCCGTCATTAGACTTACTTACGGAATCG GAATATATGGAGCAATGGCTGTAGCAGGAAGATTCATATGTTCTGTGACTGGAATTGACTCATCTGGTGGATTTGATATTTCTATTGATGCACTTCTTGCTGGACTTGGCTATGCAACACCACCAATCATGGCTCTTCTCTTCATACTCGAT GATGAAGTTGTGAAGCTATCACCGCACGCTAGGGCCATCAGAGATGTGGAAGATGAGGAGCTTCGAAACTTTTTCTTTGGAATGTCTCCATGGCAG tttatACTCATTGTAGCGGCCAGTTCGATAGGAGAAGAACTCTTTTACCGTGTTGCTGTACAG GGTGCTCTGTCTGATATATTTTTGAAAGGAACACAATTGATGTCAGATTCTAGAGGCATGGCATCTCTG ACTGGAGTCTTTCCTCCATTTGTGCCATTTGCTCAAGCGTTTGCAGCTGTAATCACCGCGACTCTCACAGGCTCTCTCTACTTTTTTGCTGCTTCTCCAAAAG ACCCTACATACATTGTTGCCCCCGTTTTAAGGTCACGCCGAGATGATTTCAAGAAGCTTTTGTCAG CTTGGTACGAGAAGAGACAGATGAAGAAGATTTACTCTCCCCTCCTCGAAGGACTCTTAGCCCTCTACCTCGGTATTGAATGGGTTCAG aCGGATAATATTCTAGCACCGATGATGACGCATGGTATATACTCGGGGGTCGTATTAGGACATGGGCTATGGAAAATTCACGATCACCGGAGAAGATTACGTCGGAGAGTCGAACGGATCAGATCGGAGGCTACTGATAAGTTGATTTAA
- the LOC104792286 gene encoding uncharacterized protein LOC104792286: MEEETTKGSSTLGCGRLRNPKIPRGPRTTPASEEILPVLLRLLLQSSSSSSSDQTSYSWYIEDAEFYSRESYAGGEKDFQETSPKYEEVMGCGLLGIRDGSKLLWWMETFGT, translated from the exons ATGGAGGAGGAAACTACAAAAGGAAGCTCAACTTTGGGATGCGGAAGGCTAAGGAATCCCAAAATTCCAAGAGGACCGAGAACGACGCCAGCGTCCGAAGAGATTCTGCCGgtgcttcttcgtcttctgctgcagagttcatcatcatcatcaagcgaTCAGACCTCATATTCATGGTATATTG AGGATGCCGAGTTCTATTCAAGAGAATCTTATGCCGGAGGAGAGAAAGATTTTCAAGAAACATCACCCAAATATGAAGAAGTCATGGGATGTGGTTTACTTGGTATCAGAGACGGAAGCAAGCTTCTCTGGTGGATGGAAACGTTTGGCACTTAA
- the LOC104792283 gene encoding AT-hook motif nuclear-localized protein 21-like yields MAGLDLGTGSRYVHNVDGGGSGQFTTENHHEDNGGAGGNHHHHHHNLNHHQGLDLIASNENSGLGGGGGGGSGDLVMRRPRGRPAGSKNKPKPPVIVTRESANTLRAHILEVGSGCDVFECISTYARRRQRGVCVLSGTGTVTNVSIRQPTAAGAVVTLRGTFEILSLSGSFLPPPAPPGATSLTIFLAGAQGQVVGGNVVGELMAAGPVMVMAASFTNVAYERLPLDEHEEHLQVQSGGGGGNMYSEATGGGGGLPFFNLPMSMPHMGVESWPGNSAGAGRAPF; encoded by the coding sequence ATGGCTGGTCTCGATCTAGGCACAGGTTCTCGCTACGTCCACAACGTCGATGGCGGCGGCAGCGGCCAGTTCACCACCGAAAATCACCACGAAGATAACGGTGGCGCCGGAGgaaaccaccaccatcaccatcacaaTCTTAACCATCATCAAGGTTTAGATTTGATAGCTTCTAATGAAAACTCTGGACTAGGAGGCGGTGGGGGAGGAGGGAGCGGTGACCTCGTCATGCGGAGGCCACGTGGCCGTCCGGCTGGATCGAAGAACAAACCGAAGCCACCGGTGATCGTCACGCGCGAGAGCGCAAACACTCTTAGGGCTCACATTCTTGAAGTCGGAAGTGGCTGCGACGTTTTCGAGTGTATCTCTACTTACGCACGCCGCAGACAGCGCGGGGTTTGCGTTTTGTCCGGCACTGGAACCGTCACTAACGTCAGCATCCGTCAGCCCACGGCGGCTGGAGCTGTTGTGACTCTGCGCGGTACTTTTGAGATTCTTTCTCTCTCCGGATCTTTTCTCCCGCCGCCTGCTCCTCCAGGAGCGACCAGCTTGACGATATTCCTCGCCGGAGCTCAGGGACAGGTTGTCGGAGGTAACGTAGTTGGTGAGTTGATGGCGGCAGGGCCGGTGATGGTCATGGCGGCCTCTTTTACAAACGTGGCTTACGAAAGGTTGCCTTTGGACGAGCATGAAGAGCACTTGCAGGTTCAAAGCGGCGGTGGAGGAGGGAATATGTACTCGGAAGCCACCGGCGGTGGCGGAGGATTGCCATTCTTTAATCTGCCTATGAGTATGCCTCACATGGGAGTTGAAAGTTGGCCGGGGAATTCCGCCGGCGCCGGTAGGGCTCCGTTTTAG